The genomic stretch CTTTCCAAAAACCGATGCACGACGGCACGGGCCAAGAGCAATAGCTCAAAAGAAACTCTCTGGCAGGCACGATAGCCCAATAGAACTCAAAGTTGAGGTGATAAGGAATTTGCAAAGATAGAAACCACGTGGGAAACGAACGGAGACACTCGCAAGGGAGGGGAGGTTTTCTTGGAATGCAGGATGTCGGTGCTTGGTATTCTTGGTATATCGGACCAATTTATGGGTTTTCCTGCCCCGCTCCCCTTATATCAAATCCTGTTGTGCAACGAGGTGTCGACCGTTGTGATTGAATGTCCTCAAGGTCCTTGCACTCCACTTTTGGCGTATGTTTAGTGTCTTTTGTATCCAACCAAACAAGGCAGCGGCAGGGATCAGGTGTCGAGATGAGGACCTTGGAGTGTAGCGTGGGAAGTTATGTATGCCTAGCACGACGACTCAAAGAGTGTATGTCACCTCTCGCAGTGTATGATGAAGGGATTTCGACGTAACGATGACTCGTTCGTTATTCCCCGGGAATCGATGTGAGGATGGTCCTAGAAGGTACTGTACACctgggaggaggatgatgaatatCAGAGGAAGTGTCCATGGTGGAAGGGCGCTGAGATTTCGATGTCCCACTTGTGTCGGCGTGCGGTCACAGTGGACGAGGACCTTGGAGGCAAGCGGATCTGTTCCAGAGGAAGACATTTTCGATTTTTGAGGACCTTGTGGACATGCTGaccctccttttcttctcagctGATTGGTGAACTATTGAATATTTGGTGGGACTGTATCACGTGACCCATAGATTAATCTATGAACTGCTGGTGGTTCTGTGGTTCGCCGTATCTTGGTCTAGCTCTTAGGCACAATAGTATAGGCTTTGCCACATTACTCTTCACATAAATGGTATAACTACCGAGTACAGACCTTCAAAGGTTAGCATTGTACTCCTGTCAATACTTCAGGCCCATCATCTACGCGTATATAGAGTACTCCAAAGGTGATGCATACGAGAAATGAATGTGGGGGCAGCGTTATTCAATCGGAAAGCGGTGTAGAAAGGCCCTGGAGGGGTTGGAAAAGGCAGCCGGCTTACATAATGGACGAACTAATTTATCAGTACATACCGAGGGCGTACCTACCAAGTCATTCTACAGCCGAATACGGAGTACGCTTTTCTGGATGATGAATTGGCTGATTTCACAGTTGATTTACCGTGTCGGTTCAGCCTCAAACCAGATATAGACCTGTCAACCAAGGATACCTACCCACGAGGCTACACACTCCTGTTCTACCTAATATTGACCGCGGGTTTGGGAGAGCCTAACCCTGGATATGGCTTTCCTGATGATTCAGAACATCCAGACGTTGAATCACCTTCGCGAGTGCCTAGTAGGTAGCCATAACGTGCGTGGCTAGGTATACCGAAAATTATAAATACCTTTGTATAACCCAAATAAAATAACTTACTCAGAACAATACCTAGTACATAGTAGTAGCCCTTGAGTAGATATTTATCAAATTCACGACCGATTAAACAACGCTTGGCAGAAACCTTCCGATCATGTGGAGGTCAACCGTTATGTCATACCAGTCAACCAAAACCTTgaccatcatcatgattttACCCTTTGATTGAAGCTTTACTCAAATATATTACcacctcttttctttgtatatgcTCAATTTCAACTGCGAGTCACAGTATGGCTCCCATCCGTCGATACCTCAGAATCAGCAAGTATACTATCCTCGAATGTCGGATCTACCTAGAAAACCCATCAGACACGCGATGGCTCCTCGACAGCCGGGATCCCGTCCTCCCCCGAATATTCGGTGCTATTCGCCCGCTAGTTCTACCTAAATTACGCGAGGAGAACGAGAGGCTCTTTGCTcggaagaaagggaaaccaGTGAAAGACGTGATAGCTGAAGGTGTCTATCCCGATGCTGGAACCACCGCGGAATCCGGAGAATATGCCAATAACTAACCATGCAATTTATGTAGAGGACTTTGAGGTTTCGTTATTCCTCCGCGAATCCCGAACACGCCACTCACTCCTCACGCGACACAAGGAGTTCGACGAACCCGATAACGCATCgagcagaaaagaaggagcACAAAATCCACCCCGACCTGCGGAAAGTTCAAGCGGAGTTGCCGATGCTGGTATCTTAGTTGAGAGTGATAGCGAATCTAATATCGATCTACGCGATATCCCTCAAGCCACTGCGGAGGAGAACGATAAAAAGGGCAAACGTCATCGAGATGCAGATGAAGCAGTTGACACCACAGCTAATTCCCGCGCCTCGAAACGTCGAAAGGATGAGGAACCAGATGATAAGAAATTGCGCTTCAGGATGAACTATGAAGGGTTCAACATCTACGGATGGACGCTCTGCCTACTTGTTACACGCAAAGGGGACAAAGTCAGAGCAAACACAGGATCTTCGGAGCCCACGCGCCAGGCTCTAATGGAGGAGTGGATGTCCACACAAGCCCAGGGGGAtgtggatgaagagcaagatgTTAGTTGATTTAGACATCTTCGCCAGTCGAACAGGAGGTATTATTATACCTGCAACCATGATGGGCCTCGAAACTCTGTGCCGCATACACTGGCTATCCCTCGCCTCGTCAGTGAAATCGGCAGCCCAGCTCCAACAACCACAGGATTCGCTAAGTATAGCGAATCCAGTGCCAAAACCAATCATCACAGTATGGAACGAACATGTGTTGAATTTGGAAGCCAAGGGCTACTCCACgttcattttcatttgaCAGGCTGTAGACATCTGATGAAGACGAGTTACTACGATGTTGGCTAGGAATCTCTCAGGAGCAAACTCGCCTCGAAATTAAGCCAGGGAAATATTGCTCCTTAGCACGGCAACCAACTGAGAGCAACCCGTATGACGCCATAACTGGGGCTGATAGCAACGACTGTTTGCTCTCTACGCCATCAGTTCAGCAGAGAACATGTCGATCTTGTGGGTCTTGTGGAAGATGGACATGCAATGCTCACTCATCGCTATTACTCACCCACGAAGAGGGGTAGTTTTGCACGCAAGAACGGCAAGGAAAATGTGAAGCAGAAATGGCGTGTACATGGTGCTTTTAAAAGACTCCCTCTTAGATTG from Aspergillus oryzae RIB40 DNA, chromosome 1 encodes the following:
- a CDS encoding uncharacterized protein (predicted protein), whose translation is MAPIRRYLRISKYTILECRIYLENPSDTRWLLDSRDPVLPRIFGAIRPLVLPKLREENERLFARKKGKPVKDVIAEEDFEVSLFLRESRTRHSLLTRHKEFDEPDNASSRKEGAQNPPRPAESSSGVADAGILVESDSESNIDLRDIPQATAEENDKKGKRHRDADEAVDTTANSRASKRRKDEEPDDKKLRFRMNYEGFNIYGWTLCLLVTRKGDKVRANTGSSEPTRQALMEEWMSTQAQGDVDEEQDVS